The genomic window AATTGGGCAATTAAGCGGAAGATAAGCGTCACATAACTCCAGACAGTACTAAGTATTGGTCAAATCATGATGCAGTACGTTGGCGTGCTTTTCAATCTAGGCTAAAGTTGGCCCAAACACACTGCATACAGCAGCTCCCTTGGCAAAGACTACTCGGGATACATGCCACTTACAGGAAGGATCGCCGTTAGGTGGAACTGAAAAGGCGACAGCTTAACTGAAGCCAAAGTAGCCACGTCACTTAATATTATCGCATAAATGACAGCCAAATGGAAGAGGAGTGGTATTATGAACAGAGTCTTTACTATTGATGAATAAGTGAAACTATTTCGAATAAGTAAAAGCGGCAGTTTAAAAGTAGCCAGTGAATTGCCATGGCGCCGATTGGAAATTTTTGTCGTCAAACGGGTGGAAAAGTAGTCGATGTGGCGCGAAGTATCCACCAACGGCAACCCTGCAGACAGGACCTAATGTTATCACAGGAGACATTCGTACACGGTGAAATAAACACAAGCTACAATGGCATGCTGCAGCGAAGTAATGTCTCGTGGTTGCTGGTATAGTATGTTCGAGTGCTCAAGAGGTTCGTTGGTGTACGACGTATTGGGGTATCGACCGTCAGTATCGTGTAAGACAAGTTGTATCCCAGGAAAACAGGCATTTATTTGCGTCCGCAACAAAGCGCGAGTTGGTTATGCTTGCACGTTCATTCAGTCGGACAGATTTGCTTTATAAAGTACAACTGGTAAAATAATGAGCTTTTTTATTATTGGGAAAATTCAGGCCCAGGATATATTCAAAATCTTGATGGCTTTATTATTGTATACCTTATTCTGCAACACTATCTGTCTTTGGCTTCATGCCCATACCTGTGGCAATACAGTTTAAAGTATTCCTTGCAGCATTCAAATATATACAGCCAAAAATTCGTTACGTGCAGATTGCGTTACCCTACAACCGAGGTGTACGTTTAAATTCACCTTGGTTGAACGCAGGTGCAAGCCAGAATATCGGGAGACAAGCTGTAAGCACTGCTCAAGAAGACGCATGGTGCCGTCTTGTCCAACTAAAACATCGAGGTTACCGCAGCTAGTAGCTATTTCGTCTATCTATTATCCATAATTTTATAAAAAAAGTTATCGTGGCCAATGTATCAAGTAGTGATCTTTAATTGCCAGTATATGATATCGTAAGATAAAATTCTCTTGTATTCGGGTGTACATATACGCTGGCGTCAGTTATGATAAAATTCTGCACCGAAAAATACATGCAGGTTTATAGTATACATGCAGGTTACATGCAGGTTTTATAATAAAAAGATACGATAGCGACATGCAGACATTGTCTTCCTTCCCCGCGAAGACAGGGTGGTCACGTGTTGGAATAAAGTGACATACAATATTTCAGCATACCATAAAGCTCGGTGCAATTGGATGATAGTGCATATCGTAAACACGTGGTGATGATAAAATTTCATGCTTGGCTGTAATAGGACACAGAAACTTCAGCAAAGATCACACCAGGGATGCTGCTCTGTCTTTGGCCATCTTTGTCGTCGTTCCTTGCAGATTGTTTCCTGAAAAAATGTCCGTAGGTCGACTAACAGGTAGGCGGAAATTCGAGCACATCAAGTTACACGTATTAAAATCACTCACTTAATTGTCAGTCAATCACATGCCTCGTCTCGGGTGCCGCCAGCTGTCCGAGAAAGATCACACCAATATTGCTTCGGCACCTCTTCTCATATTTTGTCGTAGTTCTTTACACACTGATGCAGCCAGTGTCCGTAGGATAAGAAATGGGGAGGTAGGACTCCTAGAACACGTAAATTACAGAGGAGGGTGAAAGTCACTGTCCAAGATGTCGGCCAGTCTGATGTACCGCCTCACGTGCCGCCAGCTGTCTGCGTCCAGTTGATCCAGCTGCAAACGTGGGCCCCCTCTCAAGTTTTCTCCGCTGACCGTATGGCAGACGAGGGTCTCTCTTACCACACCCGCTATCTTCATAAATGTGGTCATGTCGGCCAGTCGCCCCATGGCCTGCTGGACAAGTTCAGCTGCCGTCGTCTCATCCACAGAGGCGAATCCGGCTACCGTCCTAACTACACCTTGACCATTGGACACTTGTTCTAATGCCCTGGCGCACCTCTTGCTGACGTTCACGCCCAGGACGAAGTGCGAAGCCTGCACGGCCAGCGCCATGTTGCGTCTTGGGATTCGCTGGACGCTAAGGTATTTAGGACAGTCGTCGACGCGACTGTGGCTGAGCTCCAGTATGGAGTAGTTGCAGGAGAACCACGGTTCCAACTCCCAGAGAAAAGTCTTGAGCGTTGCGCACTCGTTGTCTTCGACGAAAAATCCGAACTCGCATAGAGTGGAGCTGTCCGCTACCGTCGTGGCCAGCAGTTGGATTTCGGGATCGGCGATGCGCATCTTGTGTATCCGCAGCGTCCGAATACTCCTGTTCTGCCCGAGTACGTGCAGGATTGGTTCGAGATTTCCAGGTTCGCTCGTGGGAATTGACAGGTCTAGCCTCCTGAGCGACGTTGTCGTTTTCAGAAATGTAGCGACGTCACCGAACAGCTCCTGAGAGATGTCCACGTTCAGGGAAAGCGAGTTGACCTGGTCGAATCGTGGCAGCGACCGCAGAGCTTCGTCCATCAGCTGTGGTTCGCGAAAGTTGCTCCGGTCCAGGACCACCTTTTTGATCAAGGCGGGGTACTGAACCACGTCGTTGCAGGAGCCCTCCTTGAGGATGTAACCGTGGTCCAGGCGGACGCGATGTTCGGTTTTTGTCTTCCGAATGACATCACAAAAGGGGCCCAGGTCCTCGTTCTGCACGCGGGCAAGCGTAACAGCGCTGAGTAACTTGTTGGCATGAACAGCCTCGCAGAGGGCGAAGCATTGTTGCACCGTGAACGTCGAAACATCGACGGTGAGCTGCTCCAGTGACCGATGCCCTGCAAGGGCCTGAAGGCATCGGGGAAAGCTGTTGGGTGCCTCGGACTCGCGTCTCTTCCACTGATCGCGCGACTTGAAGCTGCCCTGGAAGACTTCAAACCAAGACGTCCCGATGAGCGTGAGTCGCCGCAGCGTCCTGTTCTCACTAAGCAGCTTAGCGACGACTCCAAAGTTCCAACGGCCCAGGAAGAAACCCGCGACGCTCAAGTCCTGTAGCGTCCGGTTTTCACAGACGCCGTCTACGATGGCGCTTAGGGACGGCGGGTGACTTGTACAGCTCTTTCGCACCGTGAGAGACAGCAAGTGGTCGCAGTGCCCTCTGCTCAAGTAGTCTCGGAGCAGGCCACTAGTCTCGTCAGGTTCGGTGATCACGAGGCAAGCGCTGAGCGTTAATTTTATGAGGCTGGAGTTCTTCTTGAGGGCGCTGAAGAGTTTCTCGGCGTTCGGGAATGGCATGTGGATCTCAGTTAGGTCGAGAGACGTCAAAGATGACGTCGTCCGAAAGAAAGTCAGCAGCCTGCCGGAGAGAGGTTTCTGCAGTTTGTCATACGTCCAGGTGAGCTCTCGAAGGTGGCTCAGGGCACCCACGGCATCGCCCAGGTCGTCAACGAGAGGCCGACTGAAGCGATAGACGTCGCGAACCCTGAACGCCCTCAGAGACGAGCCGGCGCTCGTTATGGCGTCCCGTAGCAGGTCTTCGTGACCGCAGAACGTGCGACCTTCGACTTCGACGACGGCGATGCAGCGGTGAGTCGCGAGAATGTCTTGCACGAGTCTCAGGGCTCGCGTTCTCTCCTCCATCTCCAACGCTGTGGCCCGCTCGAGGTTGCTGTCTCTGGTGGCGAGGTCCTCCCGGACGTCTCCGAGGACAGGCGAATGACGGGGGCCGTACTGAGACGTGGCGGCGAGCTCCAGTTTGCTCGACTCCCATGGCGACTCGTACCATGACAGGGACAACCGTCCAGGCAGGATTTCCACTAGTTCGAGTCGCACCACTCTCAAGCGATCGTTGAGCGTTGCCAGCTTGTCAAAGGTGAGGCAAGGACATTCCGGATCTGTGGTGCCTTTGCAGGGATCTACGCAGTCATCGACCGACGTGACCGAAAGAGGCGGCTCTCGTCGACTGGTGCGACAATGGCGGCTGAGTGTTTTCCCCATGATTCAACTGCACTTGTGGTTTTGTGCAGCGCCTATTCACAGGAAAGCTGGTGAGAACCTGCGCATGTAAAAACCAAGAAAGAGCATGACAACACTAAAGGTGCAGATGTGAATGAGGGTGGGTTGTTAAGCTTCcagaaatgtttaaaaaatttcTTTTTGTCTTATGCATCCATATATCGCTTGACAAAACACGTATGACGCGGGGTTAGTTGGTGATATGTTCCAACTTAAGAAAATTGTAGCGTTACCTTTCACGAGGGCAAGATAGGAAGTCCTGTCATGTACTTCTCGTGTCCTCGTGAAATGTAGCGCCACAATTTTGTACGCTAGAACGACGCAGGTCGCGACGCAGGTATAGATATATCTATTTGAAATAATTCAACATCTTAATTACGACTTCGTTAATACACGCACAAAACTCTGTAGGCCGTGATGTAACATTTTGGTAATTTGGGAAAACTGAGCACTACGGTTTCAGCGCTTTGCCTCAAAATGTATGATAACACGTGCGCTAAGCGATATAAATTCCACTGGTGGAATGGCGAGATGGATGCAAGTATCGGTGACGTGGTGTACCCGTCAGCCTGGTTGATCGCTTGGCTTGCTACAAGTACGTGTCGCTGAACTGTGCATGGCAGACAACAGGACTACAAACACGCGAACAGTCACAGATAAGCTCTCATCATTAGCAACAGCAGCTTCTGTGCTCAACTGCGTAACTTACCCGTTGACGCCGTGCAAGTCCGAGACGTTCAAGAGAACGGTGTCCGCTGGTCCGTACGTCGGCTGAGCTTTTCTGGCGTCGTCTTGGTCTTGTTTCCGCACAAACTAGCCGAAGAAGGCACGATTGAGCAGCTACACACAGCTCTTCTACATCTGCCACTTGGGAACAGTAGACTGAGGGCTTCGTACAACCCACAAATGTTCGAACACACACTCTAAGTGCGACATTAGGCCTAACGTTGATGAAAGAGCGCGCAAGAGTCGGTGTACGCTAGGACGTGTGTGTTCAGACTATCGTCGGATTAAACTGCGGGCCGGTTATCGATAGCGGTTAGCAGCGCCAGTTACCGATAGCGGTCAACCTTGGTGTTATTGGTTGCCGATTGTTAGTCATCTCCTTCACCTCACCCCACCTACCCCATTTTTCACTTGGTCATCACTCTTTCCCTGGCAGTTTCTTGAGTTGTAGTCTGGTCGTGACGACTGTATCTCATGCAGCCAGCGGTGCCGATTCTGCTTATCGCCGTCGGCAATCACTGCCAACCCTACGTCCATTTCAGACTGCccaaaagaaagacagaaagaaaagaataTAGAAAGCCACAGGGACCGCCAAAGGCTGCTTGGAACCGATGTTGAACTTGACTGCAAACCGAGGCTGCGATAGCTAAGAATCACCGAATCAGCCTCAGGGCAGTGCATGCGTGCTAGCGACTCCCGTTCTGAGACCTGCACTCCATATCTATTCCTTTCGTTGCGTTATCGCAGCTTGAATAGCGAACTTATCAtatcgcttctctttcttttagGCCGAGT from Rhipicephalus microplus isolate Deutch F79 chromosome 7, USDA_Rmic, whole genome shotgun sequence includes these protein-coding regions:
- the LOC142767359 gene encoding uncharacterized protein LOC142767359; translation: MGKTLSRHCRTSRREPPLSVTSVDDCVDPCKGTTDPECPCLTFDKLATLNDRLRVVRLELVEILPGRLSLSWYESPWESSKLELAATSQYGPRHSPVLGDVREDLATRDSNLERATALEMEERTRALRLVQDILATHRCIAVVEVEGRTFCGHEDLLRDAITSAGSSLRAFRVRDVYRFSRPLVDDLGDAVGALSHLRELTWTYDKLQKPLSGRLLTFFRTTSSLTSLDLTEIHMPFPNAEKLFSALKKNSSLIKLTLSACLVITEPDETSGLLRDYLSRGHCDHLLSLTVRKSCTSHPPSLSAIVDGVCENRTLQDLSVAGFFLGRWNFGVVAKLLSENRTLRRLTLIGTSWFEVFQGSFKSRDQWKRRESEAPNSFPRCLQALAGHRSLEQLTVDVSTFTVQQCFALCEAVHANKLLSAVTLARVQNEDLGPFCDVIRKTKTEHRVRLDHGYILKEGSCNDVVQYPALIKKVVLDRSNFREPQLMDEALRSLPRFDQVNSLSLNVDISQELFGDVATFLKTTTSLRRLDLSIPTSEPGNLEPILHVLGQNRSIRTLRIHKMRIADPEIQLLATTVADSSTLCEFGFFVEDNECATLKTFLWELEPWFSCNYSILELSHSRVDDCPKYLSVQRIPRRNMALAVQASHFVLGVNVSKRCARALEQVSNGQGVVRTVAGFASVDETTAAELVQQAMGRLADMTTFMKIAGVVRETLVCHTVSGENLRGGPRLQLDQLDADSWRHVRRYIRLADILDSDFHPPL